The genome window GAATGAGCTTTCTCCAATGCGCCAGCAACAGACCGGAATGTACTGGCTTTCGATTCATCTTAGCAGAAATTCCCGACGATAATAGTTTTTAGCTGATCAAGAAGGCTGCCGATGATCAATGCGATCGTCAATCCCGCTGAAGTGCGATCTGCTGAAAACAGCAGATTTAGCGCCACGCATCGCTCTCGCTCATCGCTCATAATAGATGAAAGTCTAATGAGTTTTAACGTTACTCAGTTGATGGCTATGATTCCTATTAATGAAGCCAAACAGCGATTGCAAGATTTGATCGATGCCGTGAGTCAATCCCATCAGCCGATTGTAATTACTTCCCAAAGCAGCAATGCGATTTTACTGTCTGAAGCAGATTGGCTGGCAATTCAGGAGACGCTATATCTACTTTCGATACCAGGAATGCGGGAATCAATTCGTGCTGGTTTGGCGACTCCGATTAAAGAATGCGATCGCTATCCTCGTTAACGCTGAAGTGCGATCGCTGCATTTGATGTTGATGTTGGACGGGAGTAGATGTTGGGTAACAACAGCATCAATCCAAGCTATGGGGATAGGCGATCGCACTAAAAATTCTCAAAATTGGTTTGATGCAAATTAATAGAGAGAAATGCTTCCAGCAACGAAATGTCTTTTAGATCTCTACAAAAAAGATAAGAACCAAGAACGAGAACGGCAACTCAAAAATGCCTATATTCAAGCTATCAGACACTATGGCTCTCAGGAAGACGTGAAAGCTCTTTTACCTGCATTTTTAGAGGCAGCTAAACAACGTGATGAATTAATAGAGCCTTTAATGATTCACGGAGATGTATCAACAGCGCAAGCTCTTGTTGAAAACTGCTTCCAAGGAGAACAGCTGCGTGACGGAGTTCCAGAGGATATTCTTCACTGCTTGGGTTATCTTGGCTACACTCCAGCTCAACAAATTTTATGGGAATATGCCCAGTTAGGAGATTACCACCTCAGTAAAGCTGCTTGTATGGGACTTCTTAATTTACCCT of Microcoleus sp. AS-A8 contains these proteins:
- a CDS encoding type II toxin-antitoxin system Phd/YefM family antitoxin, with product MINAIVNPAEVRSAENSRFSATHRSRSSLIIDESLMSFNVTQLMAMIPINEAKQRLQDLIDAVSQSHQPIVITSQSSNAILLSEADWLAIQETLYLLSIPGMRESIRAGLATPIKECDRYPR